The Paraburkholderia dioscoreae DNA window ATTGAAGATCGAATCGGCTTGCACAGGCAGGCCGCCGCTTTCGGGCTTTGGCCACAACTGGCCGAAGTGGATATACAAAGGCAATTCCGCCGCACGGCCGATCTTCGCAGCGATCTTCATCACGTCGAGACCCCAGCGCGCAAAGCCGCCGATTTCCGCATGCGCCTTGATGCCCTTCACGAGATCGGGATTCGCGCGGATCGACTTGATGGTCGCGTCGGCGTCGAGGCAATCTGGACGATACAGGTCCGGGTAATAATGGCCTTCCAGACCGCCGACGAGATAAGCGGAGATATAAGCAAGCACGCGCGTGGCCGAGCGCTCCACCACGTAGTGCCGGAACCCGGGAATCGTGATGCAGCTTGGACCGCCCTGATCGACAATGGTCGTCACGCCGGACTGCACGCCGCACTGGTCCGCGTTCAGGCCAAAGCGTCCGGTGACGTACTGATACACATGGCCATGTGTATCGATGAGGCCTGGCAGCACCAGCTTGCCGCTGCAATCGATCTGTTCGGCGTGCGGCGCCAGGCTCGCGAGATCGGCGCCGATCGCGGCGATGACGCCGTTGTCCACGAGAACGTCGAGGGCTGCGTCGATTTTCTGGGCGGGGTCGATCACGCGGCCCCCTTTGAGCAGAACTTGTGACATATACGGTACGATAAATGTCCGGTTGGAGATGCGTGGTGTACCGCAAATTGTGTGCCGGTTTTTTGGCGAGCCGGTCAAATAGACAATTTCCTTTTTAGAACAACCATTTACAAATTCGATTTTGTCTCGATGCGTGCCGTACCACGCAAATCCAGAAAGGCATGCGCACCAATTCGGAGAGCGGGCGCCAGGCCGCGCACCTCGAACACCCATCATGCCTTGTTATGGTGATTTGTTGGTGTACCTCTTAATTTGCGACGGGTCATCGATTCGGCCTAGAATGGCGCAGAGAAAGTGCGCCGCGATTGTTATGCGCGCACGCGCCCATGCTCGTTTATTTTCTGACCCGAGATCGTTCATATGCGAACCACCACTACCGAACATATCGACATTCAAAGTATCCGCGCAGAGCTCGCCGAACGGCAGGCACGCTCGCCTCTGTTTTCGCGGCCGGGTTTTCTCATTCGCCGCATGCATCAGATCCACACCTTTCTGTTCGCGCAGGAAACGAGCGAGTTCAACATCACACCCGTGCAGTACAGCCTGCTCACCGCGCTCGATTCGTTGGGCGAGATGGACCAGAACACACTCGCGATCGAAGTCGGGCTGGAGCGATCCAGCGTCGCGGAAGTGATTCCGCGCCTGACAGCGCGCGGTCTCGTAAGCCGTACGCAGGCCGAGCACGACAAGCGACTGAGGCTCGTCAAGCTCACGCCGGCAGGAAAGCGCCTCGTGAAGAAAATGGCGCAGGCCGTGCAGCGCGCGCACGATCGCACCATCGAGCATCTATCGCCCGTCGAGCGCGATGTGTTCATGCTGCAAATGATCCGCCTCGTCGAGGCGAACAACTCGGATAACCTCGTGCCCTTCCGTCTGCCGGACAGCCAGTTGCTCGCGCAGGACGAAAGTTCGGTCGATGTAACCTGAGATCGGCGCCTCGCTGCGGATGCCTAACCAATTTAGATGGTGCACCATCGATGGTTTCAGGCGCACCAGATCGAACGCATTGCACCACCGTATGACACGGAGGTCGGCTTGAAACGGGCGTAAGGACACTGGCACGAATATCGCATTGAACGCCTCCACGTATTCCTGGAACCCGTTCGATGCCATCTGAATTCTCCGCCGTAGCCAACCCGCTGAACCCTTCACGCGGGACGCGCGGCATGGCCGTGGCGCCTCATTCGCTCGCGTCGCAAAGCGCGCTCGCCGTGCTGCGCGAAGGCGGCAACGCAGTCGAGGCGATGATCGCCGCCGCCGCGACCATCGCGGTGGTTTATCCGCACATGAACAGCATCGGCGGCGACGGCTTCTGGCTGATCTCGCGGCCCGGCCATGCACCGGTCGGCATCGAGGCATGCGGCGCGGCGGCTCAGCGCGCGAGCATCGACGCCTATCGCGCGCGTGGCTACGACGCGATTCCGCCGCGCGGACCGCTCGCGGCGAACACGGTCGCGGGAACCGTCTCCGGTTGGGAATTCGCGCGACGCTTTTCCAACGACGCGCTCGGTGGACGCATACCCGTATCGCGTCTACTCGAAGACGCCATTCACTACGCGAAGCACGGCATTCCGGTGACGCGCAGCCAGTCCGCATGCATCGCTGCAAAACGCGGCGAGCTGGAGCACGTGCCGGGTTTCGCGGAAACATTCATTCCCGGCGAGCGTTCGCCGCAAACCGGCGAACGCTTCGTCAACGCGCGCCTCGCCGCGACGCTGCAACGCCTCGCCGACGCGGGCTTCGACGACTTCTATCGCGGTGATCTCGCACGCAGTATCGCAAGCGATCTCGCGTCGCTCGAAACACTGCTCACGCTCGATGACCTGGAACGTCATCGTGCACGCCAACGCATGCCGCTCGCGCTCGAACATTCGCTCGGCACCGTCTACAACATGCCGCCGCCGACGCAGGGCCTGGTATCGCTGCTGATTCTCGGCGTACTCGACCGTGTGCTTACCGGCGACATGGACCCGCTCGGCGCCGCGTTCGTGCATGCGTGCGTCGAGTCGACCAAGCTCGCGTTCAGAATCCGCGACGAGCACGTGACCGATCCCGACTACATGCTCATCGATCCTCAAGCGACGCTCGAACCTGCGGCGCTCGACGCAATGGCGCAACGCATCTCGATGACGCAAGCCGCGCCGTGGGGCAACGGACGCGGCCCCGGCGACACCGTGTGGATGGGCGTCATCGATAAGGATGGCGTCGCGGTCAGCTTCATTCAGAGCATCTATCACGAGTTCGGCAGCGGGATCGTGCTGCGCGAATCGGGCGTCAACTGGCAGAACCGTGGATGCAGCTTCGCGCTGAATCCGTCCGCGACGAATCCGCTGATGCCGGGCCGTCGTCCGTTCCACACGCTCAACCCGGCGCTCGCCCAGTTCGCCGACGGCCGCACGATGGTCTACGGAAACATGGGCGGCGACGGTCAGCCGCAATCGCAGAGCGCGGTGTTCTCGCGCATCGCGCGCTTCGGCTGGAATCCGCAGGCCGCGATCGACGCGCCGCGCTGGCTGCTCGGCCGCACCTGGGGCCAGTCGACCGATTCGCTGAAGCTCGAAGCGCGCTTTTCCGCGCAGACCATCGATGCATTGCGCGCGCTCGGCCACGACGTCGAAGTGCTCGCTGCCTACGACGAAGCGATGGGTCACGCCGGCGCGATCGTCCGCCATGCCGACGGCCTGCTCGAAGCCGGATGCGACCCGCGCAGCGACGGCGGAGCGGCGGGCTGGTGACGCGTTCCCCTTTCAAACTCGAGAGACCGATCATGAACACACGCACACAGACGCTGCACGACGAGACCACCGTAGGCGCCCCGAGCGTCGCGGCGCACAACCGCTGGCTGCAGCTCGTGCTCGGCCTCGTCTGCATGATGGCGATCTCCAGCCCGCAATACGTGTGGACACTCCTGACCAGGCCGCTAGCGGCGAAGCTCGGCGTTGCGCTGCCGGAATTGCAGATAACGTTCTCGCTGCTCATCATCCTGCAGACGTTCTTCTCGCCGTTTCAGGGCAAGCTGATCGACCGCTTCGGTCCGCGTCTGCTGATCTCGCTCGGAACGGTGATGTCGGGCCTGAGCTGGGTGCTTGCGTCGATGGCGACGAGCGCGTCGATGCTCTATCTCACCTACGGCCTCGTCGGCGGACTGGGAACGGGCATCGTCTATGTCGGCGTGGTCGGTCTGATGGTGCGCTGGTTCCCCGACCGGCGCGGCTTCGCGGCAGGCGCGGTGGCGGCGGGCTACGGCATGGGCGCGATCGTGACCACGTTCCCCATTTCGATTTCTCTCGCAACGCGCGGCATCGACGGCACATTGTGGATATTCGGCATCGCCTTTGCGGTGGTTGGTTTCATCGCGTCGCAAGGATTGCGCACGCCGGGCAATGTTGCGCCCGCGTCGAGCGAATCGAGCCGCGCGCACGTGCCGAACCTGCGCCCGTCGCAGATTCTGAAGACGCCGATCTTCTGGCTGATGTTCGCGATGATGACGATGATGTCCACCTCGGGTCTCATGGTGACCTCGCAGATGGCGACTTTCGCCGCCGACTTCGGGGTGACGAAAATACTCGTGTTCGGCATGGCGGCGCTGCCCCTCGCACTGACCATCGACCGCTTCACGAACGGCGTCACGCGTCCGCTGTTCGGCTGGGTGTCGGACCGGTTCGGCCGCGAGAATACGATGTGCATCGCGTTCGCGCTCGAAGGCGTGGCGATGGCGCTATGGCTGCTCACGCGCGACAACGCCGTGCTGTTCGTGCTGCTCTCGGGCGTCGTGTTCTTCGGCTGGGGCGAGATTTTCTCGCTGTTTCCGTCGACACTGACCGACACTTTCGGCACCCGCCACGCCACCGAGAACTACGGCTGGCTGTATATCTCGCAAGGAATCGGGTCGATCTTCGGCGGGCCGCTCGCCGCGCTCATGCATCAACGCGCGGGCAGCTGGACGCCGGTGTTCGGCGCAGCGATCGCGTGCGACATCCTTACCGCCGTACTCGCGCTGCTCGTGCTCAAGCCCCTGCGCGCGCGGTTTCTGGCTGCGATTCGATAACGATGGTCGAGAAGCGGCACGTCGATCGGCCGGTCGACATATACGGCTAAGGCACCGGCGTCTTCGGCAAATGACGCTGGTAATACGGACCGATCGCGAGCGGCGACATCTCCCGCGTGATCGAGCGTGTCGAAAACCGACGGAGAAGGCGGCGCAGAGCATTCCACGACAAGCCGCCCGCCCGACCCAGTGCGGTCGCCTATCCTGCTCAAAGCGATTGCAAGGCGAGCACGATGCCCGCACCCAACGCAATAAGAAAGATTGCCGCGCCGCTTGTCCGTCGACGATTGAGCCCGGTCCAGAGCACCACGCCCGTGAGCGAAAGCAGCACGAGGCTTCCCGCCATCGAATCCGCCAGCAGTATCCAGCCTGCTCGCGCGCCTTCCGCCCGGTGCAGACCTTCCAGCGTGTTGATGATGCCTTGATCGCGGCGTTCCACGTCGATTGTGTTGCCGCCCTTCCAGTATTCGGCGCTGAGCAGGTAGCTCGGCGCGATGAACCGGATCTGCCAACGCTCGGGTTGCATCACGGACCGGTCTCCCCAGGTTACGGCGTGCGCGGGTTCGCGATTCGCCCGTTCCGCGGGACGGTCCAGTTTGAGTTCCGAGCGCAGCCAGTTCGCCATCTCACGAGGAGACTGGGGAGCCGGATCGGGCACCTGCAAGTGTATCTTCGACACGACAGGCGCGTCGCCAACGCGAATCTTCATGGTCGCGCGATGATTCTGCAGAAAACCCGTCACGCCGAAGAGCAAGCCCAGAACGGCACCCCACAGCCCTATCCAACCGTGAATCCGCCGCAACCATTTGAGAAAGATACCGCGACGGCCCGCTGACTTGCCGCGTTGCGAGCGCGGCTCAG harbors:
- a CDS encoding amidohydrolase/deacetylase family metallohydrolase, whose product is MSQVLLKGGRVIDPAQKIDAALDVLVDNGVIAAIGADLASLAPHAEQIDCSGKLVLPGLIDTHGHVYQYVTGRFGLNADQCGVQSGVTTIVDQGGPSCITIPGFRHYVVERSATRVLAYISAYLVGGLEGHYYPDLYRPDCLDADATIKSIRANPDLVKGIKAHAEIGGFARWGLDVMKIAAKIGRAAELPLYIHFGQLWPKPESGGLPVQADSIFNQVVETLKPGDILAHPFSRHPGGFVEENGKLHPLVHEAVAHGLKIDVGHGSHFSFKTARVVLEEGVVPDTLGADMHGYNTHVPAPAGTPDSHPDEEHSFLGRTQFSLVSAMTSMLALGLPLNHVVAMATCHAAQMVGMEDTIGTLQVGRGADISVLDDRRGRWVLEDNEGTQVITDRMLSPLFCLRDGVRHDAVSPTLPLARAA
- the oxlT gene encoding oxalate/formate MFS antiporter, which encodes MNTRTQTLHDETTVGAPSVAAHNRWLQLVLGLVCMMAISSPQYVWTLLTRPLAAKLGVALPELQITFSLLIILQTFFSPFQGKLIDRFGPRLLISLGTVMSGLSWVLASMATSASMLYLTYGLVGGLGTGIVYVGVVGLMVRWFPDRRGFAAGAVAAGYGMGAIVTTFPISISLATRGIDGTLWIFGIAFAVVGFIASQGLRTPGNVAPASSESSRAHVPNLRPSQILKTPIFWLMFAMMTMMSTSGLMVTSQMATFAADFGVTKILVFGMAALPLALTIDRFTNGVTRPLFGWVSDRFGRENTMCIAFALEGVAMALWLLTRDNAVLFVLLSGVVFFGWGEIFSLFPSTLTDTFGTRHATENYGWLYISQGIGSIFGGPLAALMHQRAGSWTPVFGAAIACDILTAVLALLVLKPLRARFLAAIR
- a CDS encoding MarR family winged helix-turn-helix transcriptional regulator, with protein sequence MRTTTTEHIDIQSIRAELAERQARSPLFSRPGFLIRRMHQIHTFLFAQETSEFNITPVQYSLLTALDSLGEMDQNTLAIEVGLERSSVAEVIPRLTARGLVSRTQAEHDKRLRLVKLTPAGKRLVKKMAQAVQRAHDRTIEHLSPVERDVFMLQMIRLVEANNSDNLVPFRLPDSQLLAQDESSVDVT
- a CDS encoding PepSY-associated TM helix domain-containing protein, producing the protein MNNQLTETNEARASATEPRSQRGKSAGRRGIFLKWLRRIHGWIGLWGAVLGLLFGVTGFLQNHRATMKIRVGDAPVVSKIHLQVPDPAPQSPREMANWLRSELKLDRPAERANREPAHAVTWGDRSVMQPERWQIRFIAPSYLLSAEYWKGGNTIDVERRDQGIINTLEGLHRAEGARAGWILLADSMAGSLVLLSLTGVVLWTGLNRRRTSGAAIFLIALGAGIVLALQSL
- a CDS encoding gamma-glutamyltransferase family protein, which gives rise to MPSEFSAVANPLNPSRGTRGMAVAPHSLASQSALAVLREGGNAVEAMIAAAATIAVVYPHMNSIGGDGFWLISRPGHAPVGIEACGAAAQRASIDAYRARGYDAIPPRGPLAANTVAGTVSGWEFARRFSNDALGGRIPVSRLLEDAIHYAKHGIPVTRSQSACIAAKRGELEHVPGFAETFIPGERSPQTGERFVNARLAATLQRLADAGFDDFYRGDLARSIASDLASLETLLTLDDLERHRARQRMPLALEHSLGTVYNMPPPTQGLVSLLILGVLDRVLTGDMDPLGAAFVHACVESTKLAFRIRDEHVTDPDYMLIDPQATLEPAALDAMAQRISMTQAAPWGNGRGPGDTVWMGVIDKDGVAVSFIQSIYHEFGSGIVLRESGVNWQNRGCSFALNPSATNPLMPGRRPFHTLNPALAQFADGRTMVYGNMGGDGQPQSQSAVFSRIARFGWNPQAAIDAPRWLLGRTWGQSTDSLKLEARFSAQTIDALRALGHDVEVLAAYDEAMGHAGAIVRHADGLLEAGCDPRSDGGAAGW